One part of the Vitis riparia cultivar Riparia Gloire de Montpellier isolate 1030 chromosome 8, EGFV_Vit.rip_1.0, whole genome shotgun sequence genome encodes these proteins:
- the LOC117920372 gene encoding LOW QUALITY PROTEIN: TOM1-like protein 6 (The sequence of the model RefSeq protein was modified relative to this genomic sequence to represent the inferred CDS: inserted 2 bases in 1 codon), with protein sequence MSSPFSSSSSSSSSATVRVEKATSDLLIGPDWTVNIDICDTINSNHWQAKEVVKAVKRRLQHKNPKVQLLALTLVETMVKNCGDYVHFQITERAILQEMIKIVKKKADMQVREKILALLDSWQEAFGGPGGKHPQYYWAYEELRRAGVEFPKRSLDAAPIFTPPVTHPIVRHPQSGYGMPSNSTRRLDEAMASEMESVSLASMDSMQEVMQLLADMLQAVDPSDRQAVKDEVIVDLVNQCRANQKRLMQMLTSTGDEELLGRGLELNDGLQSLLAKHDAILSGXPLPNLVTNFSPQQPDIGSSSPKPAELKETLPRSNANPSTPVAAVTKIQAEEEEDEEDDFAQLARRHSKTRATPSQSTSTGTSDSTNITTSITPASSTSDPGNALAVVPVSPAPVKTTKEQDMIDLLSLTLSTISTSHEPQTPSSSNPSLQQVPVSTTTQEYPYSSATYSGNQGQVPYSNYVVPWAQPQQTQSQPQPQPQPQPQPRPQYPQYSYGYPPPPWAATPGYSNQNPSSSGYMYSTLQVNSNTSYMPMQGPRPLQQYNSFSSKGNNGLAMNGDGRVPGPRNPAPASGNKPFIPSYRLFEDLNVLGNTDGRLKMTSSASPSLSGTSSQGMVGGRK encoded by the exons ATGTCGTCTccgttttcttcttcttcttcttcttcttcttcagctACTGTGCGAGTCGAGAAGGCGACCAGCGACCTTCTCATCGGTCCTGATTGGACTGTGAACATCGATATTTGTGATACGATCAATTCTAATCATTG GCAGGCTAAAGAGGTGGTTAAAGCTGTGAAAAGAAGATTGCAGCATAAGAATCCTAAAGTTCAACTACTCGCATTGACG CTTGTGGAAACCATGGTGAAGAACTGCGGCGATTATGTCCATTTTCAAATTACTGAGAGGGCTATTCTACAggaaatgataaaaattgtgaagaaaaag GCTGATATGCAGGTGAGAGAGAAAATCTTGGCCCTGCTAGACTCTTGGCAAGAAGCATTTGGTGGGCCAGgaggaaaacatcctcaatatTATTGGGCATACGAGGAGCTAAGA CGTGCTGGAGTAGAATTTCCCAAGCGTTCATTAGATGCTGCTCCAATATTTACACCACCTGTTACCCATCCAATTGTAAGACATCCTCAATCAGGATACGGAATGCCGAGCAATTCTACCAGAAGGCTTGATGAAGCAATGGCATCAGAGATGGAAAGTGTCAG TTTAGCAAGCATGGATTCCATGCAGGAGGTTATGCAGCTCCTAGCTGATATGCTGCAAGCTGTGGACCCAAGTGATCGTCAG GCTGTAAAAGATGAAGTGATAGTTGATCTTGTTAATCAATGCCGTGCTAACCAAAAAAGGCTGATGCAGATGCTAACTTCAACAGG GGATGAGGAACTTCTTGGTCGAGGTCTTGAATTAAATGATGGCCTCCAAAGTTTGCTTGCAAAGCATGATGCTATCCTTTCTGG TCCCTTGCCAAATCTGGTAACAAATTTCAGCCCTCAGCAGCCGGATATAGGTTCTTCCAGCCCCAAACCGGCTGAATTAAAAGAGACTCTCCCAAGATCAAATGCTAACCCCTCTACGCCAGTTGCTGCTGTGACAAAGATCCAGGCtgaagaagaggaagatgaGGAAGATGATTTTGCACAGCTGGCCAGAAG GCACTCCAAAACCCGGGCCACACCTTCTCAGAGCACCTCTACTGGAACCAGTGATAGTACCAACATTACAACTTCAATCACACCAGCCAGCTCAACCTCTGATCCCGGCAATGCATTAGCTGTTGTTCCAGTATCTCCTGCACCAGTTAAGACCACAAAAGAGCAAGACATGATTGACCTTCTGAGTCTCACCTTATCAACAATATCAACCTCTCACGAGCCACAAACTCCATCATCTTCTAACCCAAGCTTGCAGCAAGTGCCTGTTTCTACAACAACGCAGGAGTATCCTTATTCTTCTGCGACTTATTCTGGAAATCAAGGACAGGTTCCCTACAGCAATTATGTTGTTCCTTGGGCCCAGCCTCAACAAACACAGTCTCAACCACAGCCTCAGCCACAACCACAACCACAGCCTCGACCTCAATATCCACAGTACTCATATGGCTACCCCCCTCCTCCATGGGCTGCTACCCCTGGTTATTCTAACCAAAATCCTTCATCCTCTGGTTACATGTATTCAACTTTGCAAGTCAACTCAAATACATCTTATATGCCAATGCAAGGGCCTAGACCATTGCAGCAGTATAATTCATTTTCCTCAAAAGGAAACAATGGGCTGGCGATGAATGGAGATGGACGGGTGCCCGGTCCTAGGAATCCTGCCCCTGCATCAGGAAACAAACCTTTTATTCCTTCATACAGATTATTTGAAGATCTTAATGTTCTTGGCAATACAGATGGAAGGCTGAAGATGACGAGTAGTGCGTCTCCAAGCTTGTCGGGAACTTCAAGTCAAGGTATGGTGGGTGGAAGGAAATGA
- the LOC117920613 gene encoding uncharacterized protein LOC117920613, which produces MATDPTAAGPVAMPATAYQPLPNPITVVGQQFCAQYPVDLVIVKKVMTISDGNFAVTDVNGSVIFKVKGTLLSLRDHRVLLDAAGKPIVSLQSKMLSMHRRWKVFRGESSDPKDLLFSTKLSSIIQLKTALNVFLAANTKEEVCDFKLRGSWFDRSCTVYAGNSNTIIAKMHKKYNVQSVVLGKDTFAVTVYTNVDYAFIVALIVILDEINKDYVLLKQVPLTFTPSRQDSSNNQTLNLNPFTMATDPTAAGPVTVPAAAYQPLPNPITVVGPQFCAQYPVDLVIVKKMMTISDGNFAITDVNGSVIFKVKGTLLSLRDHRVLLDAAGKPIVSLQSKMLSMHRRWQVFRGESSDPKDLLFSTKLSSIIQLKTGLDVFLAANTKEEICDFKLKGSWFDRSCTVYAGNSNTIIAQMHKKHNVQSVVLGKDTFAVTVYPNVDYAFIVALIVILDEINDDKKD; this is translated from the exons ATGGCCACCGATCCAACCGCCGCAGGTCCCGTGGCAATGCCCGCTACAGCCTACCAGCCGTTACCAAACCCAATCACCGTCGTGGGGCAGCAATTCTGCGCGCAATACCCAGTGGATCTCGTCATCGTCAAGAAGGTGATGACCATATCGGACGGTAACTTCGCCGTCACTGACGTCAACGGCTCTGTCATCTTCAAAGTCAAAGGCACTCTCCTGAGCCTCCGTGACCACCGTGTGTTGCTCGACGCCGCTGGCAAGCCGATCGTCTCTCTCCAAAGCAAG ATGTTGTCGATGCATAGGAGGTGGAAAGTGTTTAGAGGAGAAAGCTCAGACCCCAAAGACCTTCTGTTCAGTACAAAGTTGTCGTCCATCATTCAATTGAAGACAGCGCTGAATGTGTTCTTGGCAGCCAATACAAAAGAAGAGGTTTGTGATTTCAAGCTCAGGGGAAGCTGGTTCGATAGATCCTGCACTGTTTATGCTGGCAATTCTAATACGATCATTGCCAAA ATGCACAAGAAATACAACGTTCAAAGTGTTGTGCTTGGAAAAGACACTTTTGCTGTGACTGTGTATACCAACGTCGACTATGCCTTCATAGTTGCTCTTATCGTGATTTTGGACGAGATTAACAAAGATT ATGTTCTACTAAAGCAAGTACCCCTGACCTTCACGCCCAGCAGACAAGACTCGAGCAATAACCAAACCCTAAATCTCAATCCTTTCACCATGGCCACCGATCCAACCGCCGCAGGTCCCGTGACAGTGCCCGCTGCGGCCTACCAGCCGTTACCAAACCCAATCACCGTCGTGGGGCCGCAATTCTGCGCGCAATACCCAGTGGATCTCGTCATCGTCAAGAAGATGATGACCATATCGGACGGTAACTTCGCCATCACTGACGTCAACGGCTCTGTCATCTTCAAAGTCAAAGGCACTCTCCTGAGCCTCCGTGACCACCGTGTGTTGCTCGACGCCGCTGGCAAGCCGATCGTCTCTCTCCAAAGCAAG ATGTTGTCGATGCATAGGAGGTGGCAAGTGTTTAGAGGAGAAAGCTCAGACCCCAAAGATCTACTGTTCAGTACAAAGCTGTCGTCCATCATTCAATTGAAGACAGGGCTAGATGTGTTCTTGGCAGCCAATACAAAAGAAGAGATCTGTGATTTCAAGCTGAAGGGAAGCTGGTTCGATAGGTCCTGCACTGTTTATGCTGGCAATTCTAATACGATCATTGCCCAA ATGCACAAGAAACACAACGTTCAAAGTGTTGTGCTTGGAAAAGACACTTTTGCTGTGACTGTGTATCCCAACGTCGACTATGCCTTCATAGTTGCTCTTATCGTGATTTTGGACGAGATTAACGACGATAAAAAGGATTGA